The Lactobacillus acidophilus DNA segment TCCACTTGATCAAGTCTTCTGCAGAAGCTTCAATTAATTTAGTTGGATTAGAAATTGGAAAAATAATCGGTCTTTCAGTATGTGTAGCCATTTCTTTAATTGCTTTTTCAGTAAATGCGCCCGGTGTGGTAGAAGTACCAATCATTACTGTTGGATGAACGGTCTTAATAACCGCTTCTAAATTAGTTAATTCATCGGCATTAACAAATTCTGATCTTTCCCGTACAAATGGTCTTTGTTCAGGAGTGATGCCTGGTGTGTCACTGAATAGCAAACCTTGTTTATCAACCAAATAAAAATGTTTCTTTGCTTCTTCAGGATCCATTCCTTCAACTAGCATTTCACGATACATCATATTAGCGATTCCCATGCCTGCAGTTCCTGCACCAAAGGTAAGGAAAATTTGATCACTGAATTTTTGTTTAGAGATATTAAGTACGCCAAGTACACCAGCTAAACATACAATTCCTGTTCCTTGAACATCACCATTAAAGACAGGAATTTCTTTACGATACTTGTTTAGAATCTTAGTAGCGTTGTCACGACCAAAGTCTTCGAAGTGAATATAAACATCTGGGAAGACCTTACGTGCAATTTTTACAAACTTATCAACAAAGTCATAGTACTTGTCGCCTGTAACTCTGGCGTGCTTTTCACCTAAATAAAGTGGATCATCGATCAGTGTTTGGTTATCTGTACCTACGTCAAGTACGATTGGTAATACTTCACGTGGATCGATTCCTGCAGCTGCAGTATAAACCATTAATTTACCAACTGAGATGTTAACACCATTTGAACCCCAGTCTCCAATTCCTAAGATTCCTTCACCGTCTGTAACAACAATCAGTTTGATCTTACGTCCACCAGCTGCATTAGTTAAGCTAGCTTCTATTTCGCCAGGATTATCAATTGAAAGAAATGCGGCGCCTTGTGGCTTCATAAAAATTTCACTATATTCTTCAATTGCCGGTGCGATAACTGGATCATAAATAATTGGCATTAATTCTTCAATGTGTTGTTCAATTACATAGTAGAAAAGTGTACGATTAGTGTTAAAAAGTTCCATTAAGAATTTTCTTTGATCAATACCTTTTTCGTGAAGTTGATCTTGATCATAAATTCTTGTTGCTTGCTCATCAATGGTTTGAACTTTAGCTGGAAGTGCTCCAATTAATCCTAAGCTTTCTCTTTCACTCTTAGTGAAAGCAGTTCCTTTATTCAAAAATGGATCGTTTAAAATGTTATATGCGTTCGTCATTCAAATGCCCCCTGTTTGTCTTCCTTTACTTTTTTCTTGTATCATTGTTTAGGAGTATAAAACTTTAAAAAATTTATAGTCAAATGGTGTGCGATACCAAAGATTTATTTATATGAGGATAAGAAACGTTGAATATTCAAGATTTACGATACTTCCATGAATTGGTCAATCTGAAAAGCTATACGAAAACTGCAGAAAAATTTGGTGTTAGCCAACCTACAATTACTGCAGCCGTTAAAAGATTAGAAAATAGATTCGGTGGTACATTTTTAATTAGAGACCAGCCTCATAAAAGCATTATTATTACTCGATTGGGGGTGCAGTTTGATGAGCATGTTCAATCAATTTTAAATGAAATTAATATTGTAGAAGAAGAAATTAAACAGAATCAGAATGCTTCTATTCCTTTTGGCTTACCACCAATTATCGGGAGAAATTATTTTCCTAAGATTGTATCGCAATTGTTTGCTAAAGGACTTCTTCACCGCTTAAACGTAATTGAAAAT contains these protein-coding regions:
- a CDS encoding malolactic enzyme, translating into MTNAYNILNDPFLNKGTAFTKSERESLGLIGALPAKVQTIDEQATRIYDQDQLHEKGIDQRKFLMELFNTNRTLFYYVIEQHIEELMPIIYDPVIAPAIEEYSEIFMKPQGAAFLSIDNPGEIEASLTNAAGGRKIKLIVVTDGEGILGIGDWGSNGVNISVGKLMVYTAAAGIDPREVLPIVLDVGTDNQTLIDDPLYLGEKHARVTGDKYYDFVDKFVKIARKVFPDVYIHFEDFGRDNATKILNKYRKEIPVFNGDVQGTGIVCLAGVLGVLNISKQKFSDQIFLTFGAGTAGMGIANMMYREMLVEGMDPEEAKKHFYLVDKQGLLFSDTPGITPEQRPFVRERSEFVNADELTNLEAVIKTVHPTVMIGTSTTPGAFTEKAIKEMATHTERPIIFPISNPTKLIEASAEDLIKWTDGRALVATGVPSDPVKYNGVTYHIGQANNALIYPGLGLGVLASKAKLVTDEMLSAAAHSLGGIVDPNEKGASVLPPISKIRIFSDKEAISVAQTAIDQKLATPNITDAKAATENIKWIPKY